One stretch of Bradyrhizobium canariense DNA includes these proteins:
- a CDS encoding PRC-barrel domain-containing protein, giving the protein MNRSCFSFLPAVVLTTVVLSSWTGHGAAQEIALTPLQATEVAKGYRGDALRLKPVVNDKNDPIGRVNDFIFGKDGSIFVVLAVGDFTGLTGQVVAIPFRSLKLDDPSGNIVLPGASRAALEKLPVFLTGR; this is encoded by the coding sequence ATGAACAGATCCTGCTTCTCGTTCTTGCCTGCGGTGGTTTTGACCACCGTCGTTCTCTCTTCGTGGACGGGTCATGGGGCCGCCCAGGAAATCGCACTTACGCCTCTTCAGGCCACGGAGGTCGCAAAAGGCTATCGCGGCGACGCCCTTAGATTGAAGCCGGTGGTCAACGACAAAAACGATCCGATCGGGAGGGTCAACGATTTCATTTTTGGCAAGGATGGCAGCATTTTCGTTGTTCTTGCCGTCGGCGATTTTACCGGACTTACCGGCCAGGTTGTCGCCATTCCCTTCCGCAGCCTCAAACTGGACGATCCCTCCGGCAACATTGTATTGCCGGGAGCAAGTCGCGCGGCACTGGAAAAACTGCCGGTTTTCCTCACCGGTCGGTGA